The Aptenodytes patagonicus chromosome 15, bAptPat1.pri.cur, whole genome shotgun sequence genome has a segment encoding these proteins:
- the MTFP1 gene encoding LOW QUALITY PROTEIN: mitochondrial fission process protein 1 (The sequence of the model RefSeq protein was modified relative to this genomic sequence to represent the inferred CDS: deleted 1 base in 1 codon), which yields MGAAERDLYRDTWVRYLGYANEVGESFRPLVPVPLVWASYGVASAYVTADAIDKGRRAAAAHAQDPAQATRVGVAVVDTFVWQSLASVAIPGVTINRLCAASLALLGALTRWPLPLRRWTTTALGLAAIPLIITPIDRTVDFLMDSSLRKLYRVPGEPPAPH from the exons ATGGGGGCGGCGGAGCGCGACCTCTACCGGGACACGTGGGTCCGCTACCTGG GTTACGCCAACGAGGTGGGCGAGTCCTTCCGCCCGCTGGTGCCGGTGCCGCTGGTGTGGGCCAGCTACGGCGTGGCCTCCGCCTACGTGACCGCCGACGCCATCGACAAGGGCCGGAGAGCTGCTGCC GCCCACGCGCAGGACCCCGCGCAGGCCACGCGGGTGGGGGTGGCCGTGGTGGAC ACCTTCGTCTGGCAGAGCCTGGCCTCGGTGGCCATCCCCGGCGTCACCATCAACCGCCTCTGCGCCGCCTCGCTGGCCCTGCTGGGCGCCCTCACCCGCTGGCCCCTGCCCCTCCGCCGGTGGACCACCACCGCCCTGGGGCTGGCCGCCATCCCCCTCATCATCACCCCCATCGACAG GACGGTGGATTTCCTGATGGACTCCAGCCTCCGCAAGCTCTACAGGGTGCCGGGAGAGCCCCCGGCCCCACACTGA